In Curtobacterium sp. TC1, the following proteins share a genomic window:
- a CDS encoding NAD-dependent epimerase/dehydratase family protein — protein MATLLITGAAGRIGAALRPRLLAAGHDLVLLDERTPDDPVVAGERFVAGSVNDPAALDDALAGVDTVVHLAGIPTEAAWDDLLAANLTGTKNVLERAAAAGVLRVVQASSIHAVGRVPEPLDEPGSVPGDRLPRPDTYYGVTKAGMELLGSLFADRYDMSIVSARIGAFGEQPSSSRALLMWSSPDDLARLVLATVDLREPGHHVVWALSRNTGSPADLTAGERIGFVPRDDASHAIDPDARAELPPEDLRFLGGEMVSLPLGRSTS, from the coding sequence ATGGCGACGCTGCTCATCACCGGAGCCGCAGGACGCATCGGGGCTGCCCTCCGCCCCAGGCTCCTGGCGGCCGGACACGACCTCGTGCTGCTCGACGAACGGACGCCCGACGACCCGGTGGTCGCCGGTGAACGGTTCGTCGCCGGGTCGGTGAACGACCCGGCTGCGCTGGACGACGCGCTCGCCGGGGTCGACACCGTGGTGCACCTGGCCGGCATCCCGACCGAGGCCGCGTGGGACGACCTGCTCGCGGCGAACCTGACCGGCACCAAGAACGTGCTCGAGCGGGCGGCGGCAGCTGGGGTGCTCCGGGTGGTGCAGGCGAGCTCGATCCACGCGGTCGGGCGGGTCCCCGAACCGCTCGACGAACCGGGGAGCGTCCCGGGCGACCGGTTGCCGCGACCGGACACCTACTACGGCGTGACGAAGGCGGGGATGGAACTGCTCGGCAGCCTGTTCGCCGACCGGTACGACATGTCGATCGTCTCGGCGCGCATCGGGGCGTTCGGCGAGCAGCCGTCGTCGTCGCGAGCACTCCTGATGTGGAGCTCGCCCGACGACCTGGCTCGGCTGGTGCTCGCCACCGTCGACCTGCGGGAACCGGGCCACCACGTGGTGTGGGCGCTGTCGCGGAACACCGGGTCGCCCGCCGACCTGACCGCCGGGGAGAGGATCGGCTTCGTCCCCCGCGACGACGCGTCCCACGCGATCGACCCCGATGCCCGTGCGGAGCTGCCGCCAGAGGACCTGCGGTTCCTCGGCGGCGAGATGGTGTCGCTGCCCCTCGGGCGCAGCACTTCGTGA
- a CDS encoding HAD-IIA family hydrolase — MATRDDVECWLTDMDGVLVHENQALPGAPELIQQWLDEGTEFLVLTNNSIFTPRDLSARLRWSGIHVPEERIWTSALATADFCKSQMPGGSAFVIGEAGMTTALHEAGFIMTETAPDYVVVGETRNYSFEAITKAVRLIRDGARFIVTNPDATGPSAEGVLPATGAIAAMIEKATGKQPYVVGKPNPMMFRSAMNRIGAHSENTGMIGDRMDTDVQAGIEAGLHTVLVMTGISDQAEIDRYPFRPSEVISGVHELVRTAPFEVEL; from the coding sequence ATGGCGACCCGCGACGACGTCGAGTGCTGGCTGACCGACATGGACGGCGTGCTCGTCCACGAGAACCAGGCGCTCCCCGGTGCCCCCGAGCTCATCCAGCAGTGGCTCGACGAGGGCACCGAGTTCCTCGTCCTGACCAACAACTCGATCTTCACGCCGCGCGACCTCAGCGCGCGGCTCCGCTGGTCCGGCATCCACGTCCCCGAGGAGCGAATCTGGACGAGCGCCCTCGCCACGGCCGACTTCTGCAAGTCGCAGATGCCCGGTGGCTCGGCGTTCGTCATCGGCGAGGCCGGCATGACCACCGCCCTGCACGAGGCCGGGTTCATCATGACCGAGACCGCCCCCGACTACGTCGTCGTCGGCGAGACCCGCAACTACTCGTTCGAGGCGATCACCAAGGCCGTCCGCCTGATCCGCGACGGCGCCCGCTTCATCGTCACCAACCCCGACGCCACCGGCCCGTCAGCCGAGGGCGTCCTGCCCGCGACGGGTGCGATCGCCGCGATGATCGAGAAGGCCACCGGCAAGCAGCCCTACGTGGTCGGCAAGCCGAACCCGATGATGTTCCGCTCGGCGATGAACCGCATCGGCGCGCACTCCGAGAACACCGGCATGATCGGCGACCGGATGGACACCGACGTGCAGGCCGGCATCGAGGCCGGGCTGCACACCGTCCTCGTGATGACGGGCATCAGCGACCAGGCCGAGATCGACCGCTACCCGTTCCGTCCGAGCGAGGTCATCTCCGGCGTGCACGAGCTCGTCCGCACCGCCCCCTTCGAGGTCGAGCTGTAG
- a CDS encoding YhgE/Pip domain-containing protein, whose amino-acid sequence MTTTSLVRAELARLTATPLARLAFIALMIVPLLYGGAYLWANRDPYAKLDQIPAAIVNLDAGATLDGEHVDYGTDVTKEAIDGADFKWTKTGAADARSGVRNGTYDFVVTIPHDFSEHLVSAQSDDPTQAKLVMTTADTNSYLASTIAEQAGKTMRTAVAERVGKQAAKTLLVGLADVRDSLGDAVDGADQLASGTAKADSGAHTLADGTGKLSSGAAELASGTADLPSQTKQLDSGAQQVASGASTLASGLASAQQQTAALPSQTQQLDDGAQQLQTGLHQLRDQTSSLPADSARLSSGASQVASGNAELAEKAAPFIAGVQQLSAQSPELVASLKPVVQASTVLTAEQKTQLLAGLDDLQTGSTKLGAGAGDLSGNLQKLKTGSAQVSAGASQLAQQAPALTSGIQQLSDGSDTLAAGTSKLAAAAPTLTSGISSAATGASTLSAGAAKVADGTSTLASAAPTLSSGASSLATGAASADKGASSLASGLDELKTGSSKLASSLDEGRTKIPASNASERESQASVISDPVKVGDDNVAAASNYGAGLAPFFISLAAWIGMYALFLILKPISKRAITAVRKPLAVVFGGWLTPALLGLVQMVALFFIVRFALDLNVVHVGGTIGIMVLASATFAAIIMALNVLLGSVGQFLGLVLMLVQLVTAGGTFPWQTLPGPLAALHFALPMTYSVDAIRQTMYGGDLGAAWSDAGVLLCWLLGALLVSFVVTARQTRSRTLRDLRPSLIG is encoded by the coding sequence GTGACCACCACCTCGCTCGTCCGCGCCGAACTGGCGCGACTCACCGCGACCCCGCTCGCACGACTGGCGTTCATCGCCCTGATGATCGTGCCGCTGCTGTACGGCGGCGCCTACCTGTGGGCGAACCGCGACCCCTACGCCAAGCTCGACCAGATCCCCGCGGCGATCGTGAACCTCGACGCCGGCGCCACCCTCGACGGCGAGCACGTCGACTACGGCACCGACGTCACGAAGGAAGCGATCGACGGCGCCGACTTCAAGTGGACGAAGACCGGTGCTGCGGACGCGCGCTCCGGCGTGCGGAACGGCACCTACGACTTCGTCGTCACCATCCCGCACGACTTCTCCGAGCACCTGGTGTCCGCGCAGTCCGACGACCCGACGCAGGCGAAGCTCGTCATGACCACGGCCGACACGAACTCGTACCTGGCGTCGACCATCGCGGAGCAGGCCGGCAAGACCATGCGCACGGCCGTCGCCGAACGCGTCGGCAAGCAGGCGGCGAAGACCCTGCTCGTGGGGCTCGCCGACGTCCGCGACAGCCTCGGCGACGCGGTCGACGGGGCCGACCAGCTGGCGTCCGGCACCGCGAAGGCGGACTCGGGGGCTCACACCCTCGCCGACGGCACCGGCAAGCTGTCGTCCGGTGCGGCGGAGCTCGCGTCCGGCACGGCGGACCTGCCGTCGCAGACGAAGCAACTGGACAGCGGGGCGCAGCAGGTGGCATCGGGGGCGTCGACGCTCGCCTCGGGCCTGGCGAGCGCGCAGCAGCAGACGGCGGCGCTGCCCTCGCAGACGCAGCAGTTGGACGACGGGGCGCAGCAGCTGCAGACCGGCCTGCACCAGCTCCGCGACCAGACGTCCTCGCTGCCGGCGGACTCTGCGCGCTTGTCCAGCGGTGCGTCGCAGGTCGCCAGCGGCAACGCCGAGCTCGCCGAAAAGGCCGCACCGTTCATCGCGGGCGTCCAGCAGCTCTCGGCGCAGTCGCCGGAACTCGTCGCGTCGCTGAAGCCCGTCGTGCAGGCGTCCACGGTGCTCACCGCGGAGCAGAAGACCCAGCTGCTCGCCGGGCTCGACGACCTGCAGACCGGCAGCACCAAGCTCGGTGCCGGTGCCGGTGACCTGTCCGGCAACCTGCAGAAGCTCAAGACGGGCAGCGCCCAGGTGTCCGCGGGCGCATCGCAGCTCGCCCAGCAGGCTCCGGCGCTGACGAGTGGCATCCAGCAGCTCTCGGACGGCTCCGACACGCTCGCCGCCGGGACGTCGAAGCTGGCTGCCGCGGCACCGACGTTGACCTCGGGCATCTCGTCGGCGGCGACCGGCGCGTCCACGCTCTCCGCGGGTGCCGCGAAGGTCGCAGACGGCACGTCGACGCTGGCTTCGGCCGCTCCGACCCTGTCGTCGGGCGCATCGTCGCTCGCCACGGGCGCAGCGTCCGCCGACAAGGGTGCTTCGTCGCTCGCATCGGGCCTCGACGAGCTCAAGACCGGCTCGTCGAAGCTCGCGTCGTCGCTCGACGAGGGCCGCACGAAGATCCCGGCGTCGAACGCCTCCGAGCGCGAGTCGCAGGCCTCGGTGATCTCCGACCCGGTCAAGGTCGGGGACGACAACGTCGCCGCTGCGTCGAACTACGGCGCCGGCCTCGCGCCGTTCTTCATCTCGCTCGCGGCCTGGATCGGCATGTACGCGCTGTTCCTCATCCTCAAGCCGATCTCGAAGCGGGCGATCACCGCGGTGCGGAAGCCCCTGGCCGTGGTGTTCGGCGGCTGGCTGACCCCGGCCCTGCTCGGCCTGGTGCAGATGGTGGCGCTGTTCTTCATCGTGCGGTTCGCCCTCGACCTGAACGTGGTGCACGTCGGCGGCACGATCGGCATCATGGTGCTGGCGTCGGCGACCTTCGCGGCGATCATCATGGCGCTCAACGTGCTGCTCGGGTCGGTGGGGCAGTTCCTCGGACTGGTGCTCATGCTCGTCCAGCTCGTCACCGCCGGCGGCACCTTCCCCTGGCAGACGCTGCCCGGGCCGTTGGCGGCGCTGCACTTCGCGCTGCCGATGACCTACTCGGTCGACGCGATCCGGCAGACGATGTACGGCGGGGACCTCGGCGCCGCGTGGTCCGACGCGGGCGTGCTGCTCTGCTGGCTGCTCGGGGCGCTGCTGGTGTCCTTCGTGGTCACGGCGCGGCAGACCCGCTCCCGCACGCTGCGCGACCTGCGCCCGAGCCTGATCGGGTAG
- a CDS encoding TrmH family RNA methyltransferase yields the protein MTTAPEPSHELTTNGVGPHPDPWPDDPRLDPELLAAGDSRNVLDHFRYWSMDAIVAELDTRRHAFDVAIENWQHDLNIGSIVRSANAFLAGTVHIIGRRRWNKRGAMVTDRYQHVRYHPDVEAFLAAMADEQRPVIAIDNTPGAERIETAAIPERCVFLFGQEGPGLTDEAVAGASGHLEITQFGSTRSINASAAAAIVMHSWIVQHAALPDAS from the coding sequence GTGACCACTGCGCCCGAACCGTCGCACGAACTGACGACGAACGGCGTCGGCCCGCACCCGGACCCCTGGCCGGACGATCCGCGCCTCGACCCGGAGCTGCTGGCGGCGGGGGACTCCCGGAACGTGCTCGACCACTTCCGGTACTGGTCGATGGACGCCATCGTCGCCGAGCTCGACACCCGCCGGCACGCCTTCGACGTCGCGATCGAGAACTGGCAGCACGACCTGAACATCGGGTCGATCGTGCGGAGCGCCAACGCCTTCCTGGCCGGCACGGTCCACATCATCGGGCGGCGGCGCTGGAACAAGCGCGGCGCGATGGTCACCGACCGGTACCAGCACGTCCGCTACCACCCCGACGTCGAGGCGTTCCTCGCCGCGATGGCCGACGAGCAACGCCCGGTGATCGCGATCGACAACACCCCGGGCGCCGAGCGCATCGAGACCGCGGCGATCCCGGAGCGGTGCGTGTTCCTGTTCGGTCAGGAAGGTCCAGGGCTCACCGACGAAGCGGTGGCCGGTGCGTCCGGACACCTGGAGATCACGCAGTTCGGGTCGACGCGGAGCATCAACGCCTCGGCGGCGGCCGCGATCGTCATGCACTCGTGGATCGTGCAGCACGCCGCGTTGCCGGACGCTTCCTGA
- a CDS encoding TetR/AcrR family transcriptional regulator, which produces MTTASHSARAPRRDATENRAALLDAARACLQRDPDASIETIAAAAGLSRRAVYGHFPSRDDLVREVVTSGAARIAASMPTTSDLQELPPAARLAAIAVTLWTEVSHVRSMARVAVRSPFAEPVAEVFAPLRAQVRRACALGIAEGTMRDDVDPATLGRLVEGACIAVLDEATRSGTPDEAGRRMVVVSALGMAGIDWRTALLSEPAAPAVKDPA; this is translated from the coding sequence GTGACCACTGCTTCCCACTCCGCACGCGCACCACGCCGCGACGCGACCGAGAACCGGGCAGCCCTCCTCGACGCCGCACGAGCCTGCCTGCAGCGCGATCCGGACGCCTCCATCGAGACGATCGCCGCGGCCGCCGGACTCTCGCGCCGTGCGGTGTACGGACACTTCCCGTCGCGCGACGACCTCGTGCGCGAGGTCGTGACCTCCGGTGCGGCTCGGATCGCCGCGTCCATGCCGACCACCTCGGACCTGCAGGAGCTGCCGCCGGCCGCTCGGCTCGCCGCGATCGCGGTCACGCTCTGGACCGAGGTCTCGCACGTCCGCTCGATGGCCCGGGTCGCCGTGCGCAGCCCGTTCGCCGAACCCGTCGCCGAGGTGTTCGCGCCGCTCCGGGCCCAGGTCCGCCGGGCGTGTGCGCTCGGGATCGCCGAGGGCACCATGCGCGACGACGTCGACCCCGCCACCCTGGGCCGCCTGGTCGAGGGGGCCTGCATCGCCGTCCTCGACGAGGCGACCCGGTCCGGCACCCCGGACGAGGCCGGACGGCGCATGGTGGTGGTGTCGGCCCTCGGCATGGCCGGCATCGACTGGCGCACCGCACTGCTCTCCGAACCCGCTGCTCCCGCTGTGAAGGACCCCGCATGA
- a CDS encoding LacI family DNA-binding transcriptional regulator, protein MGDGKPATIYDVAARAGVSKSLVSLVLQRSPRVSDQRRAAVLTAIQELDYRPSTAAVSLAGTRSRTIGVVLDDFRNQWFVDLLTGLREALQDQGHRLVVADRFLNTGLDASPVEGFLSMRVEGIVIAGEPTTDLAIPASMPVVIAGGRVSIPRADTVANDDRAGGGMAAAHLLDLGHTRLGFLGAGSAASQERRAGFEGAAATAPAAAGPVTVAVAVLPGEPTEEAGSRALGALLDEHPDVTAVFAANDVMALGALSELAERGLRVPEDVSVIGYDDTPVAATRYVGLTSIDDRSVEIGRGAGERLLARIADPGLAATESLVEPRLVARRTTAPR, encoded by the coding sequence ATGGGAGACGGCAAGCCCGCGACCATCTACGACGTCGCCGCACGCGCCGGGGTCTCCAAGTCCCTCGTCTCCTTGGTCCTGCAGCGTTCCCCTCGGGTGAGCGACCAGCGCCGGGCCGCCGTGCTGACGGCCATCCAGGAGCTCGACTACCGTCCTTCCACCGCGGCGGTGTCGCTCGCCGGCACCCGCAGCCGCACCATCGGCGTAGTCCTCGACGACTTCCGGAACCAGTGGTTCGTCGACCTGCTCACCGGCCTGCGCGAGGCGCTGCAGGACCAGGGCCACCGGCTCGTCGTCGCGGACCGCTTCCTGAACACGGGGCTCGACGCCTCGCCGGTCGAGGGCTTCCTGTCCATGCGCGTCGAGGGCATCGTCATCGCCGGCGAGCCGACCACGGACCTCGCGATCCCCGCGTCGATGCCGGTCGTGATCGCGGGCGGGCGCGTGTCGATCCCCCGCGCGGACACCGTCGCGAACGACGACCGTGCCGGTGGCGGGATGGCTGCCGCCCACCTGCTCGACCTGGGGCACACGCGGCTGGGATTCCTCGGTGCGGGTTCGGCGGCGTCGCAGGAGCGCCGCGCGGGCTTCGAGGGCGCGGCAGCCACAGCGCCCGCAGCAGCCGGACCGGTGACCGTCGCCGTCGCGGTCCTGCCCGGCGAGCCCACGGAAGAGGCCGGGTCCCGCGCCCTCGGCGCCCTGCTCGACGAGCACCCGGACGTCACCGCGGTGTTCGCCGCCAACGACGTGATGGCCCTCGGAGCGCTGTCCGAACTCGCCGAGCGCGGACTCCGCGTGCCCGAGGACGTCTCCGTCATCGGCTACGACGACACCCCCGTCGCCGCGACGCGCTACGTCGGCCTGACGAGCATCGACGACCGCAGTGTCGAGATCGGCCGCGGCGCTGGCGAACGCCTGCTCGCGCGCATCGCGGACCCGGGTCTCGCGGCCACCGAGTCGCTCGTCGAACCCCGCCTCGTCGCGCGCCGCACGACCGCCCCGCGCTGA
- a CDS encoding TetR/AcrR family transcriptional regulator, whose product MLVEPGSPTATPRPTAVPDLVEEAPRRRRGRPNVLSREQVIDAATAIANEDGLDRLSFRALGVRLGVAPMTVHRTIGGLDDLHAELVRRTVDEFTATFVWPDEWHAVVRVFARTFRDLMRTHPLVLESHSRRGALVSTESDAVVAKVVGALCDAGLPEVEAMYTFFVVYDFVVGHTSVQIGRGDDDTGRPERHTLVGQILGEHSYDKRFDLGLDVLIAGIESRVARTA is encoded by the coding sequence GTGCTCGTCGAACCCGGATCCCCGACCGCCACGCCCCGCCCCACCGCGGTGCCGGACCTGGTCGAGGAGGCGCCGCGACGACGCCGGGGCCGGCCCAACGTCCTGAGCCGCGAGCAGGTGATCGACGCCGCGACCGCGATCGCGAACGAGGACGGTCTGGACCGGTTGTCCTTCCGGGCGCTCGGGGTGCGGCTCGGCGTCGCGCCGATGACCGTGCACCGGACCATCGGCGGCCTCGACGACCTGCACGCCGAACTCGTGCGCCGCACGGTCGACGAGTTCACCGCCACCTTCGTCTGGCCGGACGAGTGGCACGCGGTCGTCCGGGTGTTCGCCAGGACCTTCCGCGACCTGATGCGCACCCACCCCCTGGTGCTCGAGTCGCACAGTCGGCGCGGCGCCCTGGTGTCCACCGAGTCCGACGCCGTCGTGGCGAAGGTCGTCGGGGCGCTGTGCGACGCCGGGCTGCCCGAGGTCGAGGCGATGTACACGTTCTTCGTCGTGTACGACTTCGTGGTCGGGCACACCTCCGTGCAGATCGGGCGAGGCGACGACGACACCGGGCGGCCGGAGCGGCACACGCTCGTCGGGCAGATCCTGGGGGAGCACTCGTACGACAAACGCTTCGACCTGGGGCTCGACGTGCTCATCGCGGGCATCGAGTCCCGCGTCGCCCGGACCGCCTGA